From the Bacillota bacterium genome, the window ACGTTCAAGAAGCTGAGCCAGGCAGGGGTACGGCTTACCTGCCGGATGATGCCGACCGAGGGCAAGAACGACTTCATGGCGATGTTGCGCAATGCCAAAGTCTTGGTATAGGGGCCGTCCGCATATGGAGTATGTGTTGAGGAATGCGATCGTCCTGACCCCTTTGGAGCGTTTGCCGGGGGCGCACGTGGCGTTCAGCGGCGGCAAGCTGACCGGCGTGGGCAAGGGCGTGTGCGGAGGCGCACCCGGGGTTGACCTAACCGGATACGCCGTGGCACCAGGGTTTATAGACGTCCACGTCCACGGGGGCGGGGGGTATTCTCTGATAGACGGGGATCCCCGCGGCTTGCAGGGCTTTCGCCAGTGGGTGCTCCGCACAGGGGTCACCAGCTTTCTCATGTCGGTGATGGCCGCCACCCCTGAGGAACTTGTTGAGGCTGTGAAGGAGAACAAGGCGGAGGTGGGTCGCGGGGACGGGGGGGCCTGTTGTCTGGGGTTCCATCTGGAAGGACCGTTCTTGAGTCCCAGGCGCCCGGGAGCTTTCGACCCCTCCTGGTTTCGCTTGCCCGACAAGAGCCTCATGGACGAGTTCCTGGGGGCGGGGGAAGGTACCGTCCGGGTTGTAACCGTGGCTCCCGAGTTGCCGGGCGCTCCCGAACTGGTCCAGCACGTCTCGCGGATGGGGGTACTGGTTGCCCTTGGGCACACCGATGCCACATACGAGGACTTCATGGCTGGCGTTCGGGCTGGAGCCAGGCATGTGACCCACTGCTACAACACCATGAGGGGTTTCGGGCACCGGGAG encodes:
- a CDS encoding amidohydrolase family protein; this translates as MEYVLRNAIVLTPLERLPGAHVAFSGGKLTGVGKGVCGGAPGVDLTGYAVAPGFIDVHVHGGGGYSLIDGDPRGLQGFRQWVLRTGVTSFLMSVMAATPEELVEAVKENKAEVGRGDGGACCLGFHLEGPFLSPRRPGAFDPSWFRLPDKSLMDEFLGAGEGTVRVVTVAPELPGAPELVQHVSRMGVLVALGHTDATYEDFMAGVRAGARHVTHCYNTMRGFGHRE